Proteins found in one Paenibacillus borealis genomic segment:
- a CDS encoding post-transcriptional regulator produces the protein MESEQWRYDELSEEIEAMCISKAEEFRLLGYEYVTGKDIWDCISRNYVKEGRPPLHKLVNDIYSLKSGSYMNYLTIAAYRGLN, from the coding sequence GTGGAATCGGAACAATGGAGATATGACGAGCTTAGTGAAGAAATCGAAGCCATGTGCATCAGCAAAGCGGAGGAATTCCGGCTCCTCGGCTATGAATATGTGACCGGTAAGGATATTTGGGATTGCATCAGCCGTAACTATGTTAAGGAAGGAAGACCTCCTCTGCATAAACTGGTCAATGATATATATTCGCTGAAATCGGGCAGTTATATGAATTATCTGACCATTGCGGCCTACCGGGGATTGAACTGA